Within the Mugil cephalus isolate CIBA_MC_2020 chromosome 1, CIBA_Mcephalus_1.1, whole genome shotgun sequence genome, the region CGGACAATGGagggccagcagcagcagcagcagcagcacagcgaAGGTAGAGAGGACGACAGGGTCTGTGTGAAATGAGATTCAGGgagtgaccttttttttttttttttttttatgaaggttGTTAccataaataacatttcaggTTTTTGTCGAGCTGCCTCTAGGTGAAGCAGGCGCTGATGACAGTCATGAAAAAGATCAGACGTTCGGGTTGAGTGCGTGCTGAAGAAGTGTTCGACGGTCATACGCCGCTTAAAGTGAGTGCACTTAAAGGTGAGCACGAAAACACGTACACGGATCCCTTCACTATATAGAGACTAAAGGCTTCTCTCTGGTCTCCCTTCTAATCAGATCatgtaaaatgtataaaaacgcAGCTAAAGGAATTAGTCTGCTAATCTTTTAACTGTTCTGGAGCGTGTTCTCAATATCACTTTGTTACCAGAGATAATATAACGGCGAGGAAAAGTGTGTCTGAGCCGTGTCCTGCTATTCACCGCAAGAGTATGAGTAAATAGGACAGCAACTCATTAGCATCCTTTATTATCCAATTACAAACTCAGCTCGCCTAATTACCTCCAATCAGCAGGGAGATGAAAATGATTGACTTCCTGGAGGACAAGACTCGGATCAGGACAAAAAGGAGTAGTCACGGGAAGGAAAACTCACATGACGCACATTAGAccttaaaaaatatgaatatagaGAGAGTCACTACTGCTTCTGTGTTAGGACTATTCCTTATCAATACCTGTAGCAAGGATTTAATCTTTAAGAGGTGAATACACATCTTCTCACGTTCCACGTGGTCCCTTCTACCTGTACAAGGTTATGTTGTTCTGCAGATGCTGTTATTGAGTTTAGGTGAAATAATTTTTAAACAGCTGCAAAAACGATTATCCTTCACCAGAGGATGAAGGGCAGCTGCTGCACAAGGTTGAGCTTATAACTGAGCTATGCATCATTATTAGACAATTAATTACTCTTGTCATTAACACCAGCGGCACCACTGTTCTTCTGGGACTCGGTCGCAGATGTTTTCGAGCTACGCTTTGACACCGCTATCTATAACAGGAGAGGAACCGATCCAGTTTCAGGCCTCGGCCAAAACTTTCACTTCACGCCACGGAGTTGCTCGGATTTACTTCTTTTCTCAGTTGGTTTTTGAGTCTTTGagaaaaatgtcaggaaaaggCCAGAAATAGCATTAGGCAGGCCGCCGGGACGAGCTGTTGTTTACAGACAGTGACAGGGATGAAGGACCTCTGCGCTCTGGTGCTGAGGCCTGAAGCCTCCGGGGgttggtggggtggggtgggtcgggaggagagggggggagctGGTGCTAGCTCTGCTTCTGTTGCTGTGCTGGACGCTGCAGCACACGCGTAAAAGCACACGCAAGCTGGCAAAGTTTTGAACACGCAGAcacataaaactgtttttaaacctcagcgcacaaacacgcacaaaatTTAGCTTCTTTCTAATatttcacacaaatgcacatgaCTCCAGTGTAACGCATTCAGAACCTTATGACGTAATCTGCCGTGTTTATACATGAAGTGATTTAACATCATTTTAAGAAACTGTGACCTTAACACCGAGGTCAAGCATGTCATCCACCATCCTTATGCAGTGTCTGCACTCGGCCgcagaaataaaagacaaaaaaaacaacgacaCAGCCGCAATGCAATATTGACAAATTCAGTTTAATATTGTGTGATACTTTTCTCTTAAAATACAGTCTTTTCTGAGGTAGACTATTACAGTTCAAgaacattattatcatttttaaaacagacatcaaaaaagacatgaaataaATACTTTCATGTACAATATGCCGCAAAAATGAGGTAGAAATGGTTACGGAAAATGTACAATAACCAAGAACAAAAGTCGCTGCGGTAACAGACCAAAacgtacaaaataaaaagcttgtTTTGTTGGACAAACTGTCagcggagggaaggaggaatCAAGTTCTaagtcatcattattatttaatttctgtaaTTACACGAGAAGAACCGCTAGCGTTACCCAAAGGTTGCCGCTCGGAGCCAGGGCTGTTACGttatttgtaaatgtgtttttcggTTTCTGAGACAGTGATCAGTATGCACAGTGGGGGTCACGGCGATTGATCCAGCTGTATGGCATGACTGAAGCCACCAGCTGGAGAGGGAAGGCTGCACTCTGATATAGGATTGCCGGACATCAATCAGACCATTTCCACTCCAGATACAAGAGAAGGTTGGAGGGGGTGGGGAGAAGATACAGCGCCACATGGTCACTGGGGCTTGTGGCCAGGGGGGCAATCCAATCTAATGAGATTGCATtggggagggagaaaaagagaaaaagaatgaTGAGGgcaagagggagggagagacagagagaggagaggacggtAGGAAATATTACATCATTCTGTGTACACCTCCTCAGGACCATGGCAACAGTCTAATATGTACGACCTCTGTTCTTGCACGCCAGTGACTGGGTTTTTCCAGCTTGTTAAAACAGAACTGTAGCGCTGCTGGAAAAGGAGAGTTTTTCTTCTGGATTGTCTCCATGTCATCcgcaatatttactcatcagctgtgatttgtttttagacTTTGGGATCTGCTAAAAGCGACAAACCTTCCTCGCACTTCTTTTTCGCGCGTGTGCTGCCGTGTTTTTGGATGGTGTCTTGTGCTCGGGTGTTCACCGTGGGTGATTCgcgtgtgtgattgtgtgtgttgtatttacattttcaaatgaaGTGTTGCGGCAGCAAAACGATGAAGAGCAGACATGCATATACGGGATGTGTAAACACGAGATGAGACGGAGATTTGAAAGCAGTTTGTCCAacaaaaaaggaatattttctTCATTCTACGTAGCATTTCTTGAAGACAATCATCACTCCACCATaaactacaataaaaacaaagggtaaaagaacagaaaaaaacgtatttatatattcatatataataatacatggATTTATGGCATCAAATATCCTTTGAAATACCTGAATTACATTCAATGTTACTCTTTGTAGCATATTCAAGTTTCTTTCCCGAGGTAAAAGCCCAGCTGCAGTGGGTATTACAAGACTGTCAGGTTTCTCCTCGCTCCTTTATCTCGCTCCGCGCCACTCTCTACTAAGACCCTAAGATTACATACATtctttatttcatatttctgaGGTAAAGAAATTCTTCCTGAGCATTTCAAACAAGACTACATactatgaaaacaaaaaggagtacgtgaaatagaaaaaaaaacaaaaaaaacaacaaacagacatgcTGTAGCTGGATGTGCAGGAGGCGTTGATCTCTAAGTAGGATTCTCAGGAAAACTGCATTTGATGTGGAATGTGAATAATATATGAAGCAAGTTGAACTGTACCGAGTTAAGTGGGAGCATAGTgccattggtgacttaaataaGCATGTATGAGAAGGATGAGAAGGAAGATTTTACTTGAGCAACTTTAACTCCTGGGTTTgaatttcttacatttttttccccaaagagTCAGGAGCAGCTGCTGTGTCGTGATTTGGTAACAAGCTATTATGTTGTGATTTTGACGTCCAGTCCATTTTGATAAATTTAACAGTACTGCTGATTGTGTATTTGGCTTGACAagttttttttggtcaaaaaCTGTGGTTTGCTCAAACGTATCCCAAGCCCTTTGCACTGAATGATTAGTGACAATCCAATGACTAAATCAACATTAGGAGAACATGGAAAATGGACTGGTAATAAATAGGATCCTGAGAGTAGCAGCCAAAGGGGGGATTTTCCAAACCCTGATTATCCATATTCTTGGACCACGTCACCTCGCAACAAATAATTGATTTTGTCTTGGACCAAGGCTGATCAGGATCTCTGAGAGTATCCAAATAGCTATCTGATTTTCCCACTGGCCAAACGACCACTCAAAAGGCCtatccatctttcttttctttgggaaaaaaattaaatattgcgGGTATTTGTAgcgaaacaaaaacatcacatcatgGCATGCTTTTTGCCAGTGAAATAACTTTGCCAGCTCTCCTGTTTTGTTGAGCATCTCTGGCTCTTTTGGCTGCATAAACTGTAAttacaaaacaacatcaaaacattCCCAAGGCTTGCTAGAACAAACCAAAGACAGGGCTGTGGTGCAGTCCGAGTACAGTGACCGGCTGCTTTCTCAGTGGCTATACATCTTGCTCCACTCTACACAAGTGTCCAGTTCTTTTGTGGCGGTGTGTGGCCGCACCTTGCAAAAGGCATTCTCAAAGTCTGTGAAGTCTGGGAGTTTGGAGGATGTTGTGAGGCCGTGCATGGCCCCGTTTGGGGATGACGCTGAGGAGAGCGCCTGCtggctgagctgcagcagctcccaCACTGAGAAGCCCTCCGTGCGCTGCAGCACAGCGTTCAGCTCCCTGTCGCTCAGGCTACAGCCTTGGGGGGACAGTGCCTGCAGAAGCACCTGCCTGCGCATACCAACATCTGGTAGGCCAACATGATATCGCTTGGTAAAGCTGCGATGAACGGCATCTTGCAGCAGATCTGGTCTTCCAGTAGCGCACACAAGAATCAGCAGACCTGTGGACCCCGCCTGGGCTTTCTCCAGGGTGGTCAGCAGTGTCTGCCTGAGCCCCTCCTCTTCCATAGCTTCCACCTGGCTAAGGAGCACCACTGAAGGTTGCCGTGCCCCTGCCACCTGCAACAGAGACCCCAGAATGTGTTCAGCCTCAGGCTTCCCTTTAGAGGCGAGCATGGCTCCACTCAAGCGGTAGAAGGAAGCCCCCAGCTGTGTAGCCAATGAACGAGTCAGTGTCGTCTTACCCCCTCCCCTGGGGCCAAACAACAGGACGGTTCTTGGAGGCCGAACCATCGGGCTGGGCCTCAACACAGGCCACAGCAGGTCCTCCTCCATGGCAGTCTTCACATGGGTGAGCCCAGTCAGCTCACCCCAGCTCAGGGCCGGGCTGCAGTCCAACAACTCCCCATTGATAAGGTCCAACATTCGGGGATCTGGGCTCTTCATAGTCTCAAGAGTTGTATTACATAACGGAGGGCGTTTCAGAGCCTGGGAGCggtgctgttgctgctgggTGAAGCCCTGCTCTGCCACGCCATTCTCCCCTGTCATACCCGCTGGAGGGCTGTACTCGCCAGCTGTCCCAAACTGAGGAGACACCAGGGGCTGAGAGGAGGGTTTGCTGGGCTTGAAGGTTTGTGGGTCTGTGCTGCCTGAGCTGCCGAAGCCATTTCCTCTGCACTCTGCTTTGTCACTCACACTGTAAGGTGAGTTTCCCCCAGCTTTCAAGGGCTCATAGCTGTATTTCCTGTACCGAGACCTGTCCCCGCTCTCATCCTCTTCAACAGTCATCTCGaatgcttttcttttcaacGTCCCTCCAGACTCAGATGTCGCAAGGTTGGTGCTCTGGTAGCTGTAGCTGCCTCCTACCACAGTGGGTCGTGAGGGAACGGGAGTAGGGGCCGGTAGACCTGAGGGAAGGTAAGTTGCAGAAGGGTGACTGTAGCTGGGAGCCAGACTGGTCTGAGGAGGGTATGTGCTAGGGGGGTAGTTATAGACAGGTGTGGTAGGGCTATAGCTGGCCACTAGAGTCGGGGTGGACTGGAGAGtgtggagggaggtggggggaagTGCTAGGCTGGGTTGCggacagaaccctgaggaaagATAGGTGCCATTGTAGCTAGAGGGGTACTCCCCGGAACCACTGCAGGAACTGCTGCCACTGTAGCCAGAGTCTGACAGATTACTGTTCACCACTGACACGCTGCCGACCCCCGGAGGGCCTGCGGATGTGGCCACAGTCTTAGAGCCCGAGAGGCCGTCATGGCTTCCAGGGGGCACCAGGGGGTAGGAGGGGTCATTGCTGTGCGTCAGTGGCCAGGGGTCCAGCTCAGTCTTGAGGGCCCCGAAGGCTGCTGGCTCCGGGTAGGCGCCCACAGCGGGAGGGCGGTCATACGGTGAGTCCAGCACGCCAGCGTACTTCTCAGCATAGCGCTTCAACAAGTTGGAGGCTGTGAGGGCAGAGATGTCGTCGTTGGCCCAGGCGTAGTTGTGGGAACCACGGCCGCGGGCAGAGTATAATTCCGACTTGTGGGCcggagaggaggtggtggaagaGACGTCCAGGTGCTGCTCAGGCCACTGGCTGAGGGACTGGGCATGCTCTGGGTTCCAGTGCATCTTCAAcaggcctgaaaaaaaaaaacacaaccaatttatatattttttcaaaacacaaacatgcacatagTTTAGTTGCCAACTATTTCTGTGACTGCAGAgtagatgtctttttttttaatccactaTTTATCCAATAGACATTTGGAATAGACATCCGTCACATTCATTTAGATTTTGTATAACCAAAGTCACACATGtcccaatttatttatttaacaaaaaaaaaaaaacattaaaaaggtgAAAGCCCAGAAGATAAGACCTTTCTTCAGGAAACTTCATGAATCTTTTTCAGTGTTACCATCATGCATGGTAGCAGAAGAGGACCATATTTcccaaagaggagggagaggaaagtaAAAAGGGAAATtggggggagaaaagagaaagcagaTCTGTAGGTTGGATGTGCTGTTTTGCGGTTTCCCATCTTATGTTGGTGTAGCGATAAGATCCCACCACTATTCCCTATACTGCTAGCATCTGCAGGTCGCCCAGAGGAGCTATTGTTATCTCCCCATGCATGTTGCTCTGAATGCCTGCTCTCTCCGCCCTGCACCCCCACCTACCACCCACCAATCCACCCACCCACCGCACACCAGAGCTCCAAAGGCCCAGTGGCCGGCtggacacagagagggaggcgggggggggggggggggggggtgggtgtgtgtgtgtgtgtgtgtggacagtggtgtggagagagtgaaaaagaaagaaggtggGGGTGAGTTTGGAAACGCAGCATAGTGTGCTATTCATCAGCACAGTCTCCTATGGAACATTGGGAAAGTGGAATGTCTGTTCCTCTGGCTGACTTCAGCACTGGACTACCTCTGATTGATCATTGCAGAGTTAACAGGGGAGGAcgaaccaaacaaaaaaaaaaaaaagaagagggagaagataTTTGTTCCACAAATCCCTTTTCAGTGAAAGATGCATAAGATGAATGAAAGTCAGCCAATGTAGAATGCATCtgccaatatatatatatataaatatcagaATATTATGGTTATAGAACTGTCTGTTTCACGAAGAGTAGCACTGCGTCTTGCTGAGGCATTAGCTTGACATTCCACACATAGCTTGGCATTATTGAACTGTCACGATTTACCCCGAGGTGAGGACCACTCCGGCCAGAAACAGGAAGGTAAAAAGGAATATGGCAAACGCCGTCATTGCTGCCCTCTCCGCCTGATGATTCATTATTCATGgctgtctgcgtgtgtgtggagcCAGGATTCTTATTGCCATTTAAATCAAATCTCAATATCTGCAGCCTGAGATTCTGCTCTCCCGCTCTCTAGCTCGCTCCTAAACTTTGGCCTCTTTCTTTACCCGATTTCCAAACCTTcccatgtgtgttttcagattaCGCCTGTTGTTTATTCAGTCAGATGAGACCAGCAGACCAGATGGCCATTGGATTATCGTGTCCTTCATATTCAAATGCACTGCCTTAAGTTCCCAGTGGCCAAACCAGTTCAAGTACTTCCCACAGGCACAGATGCACAAGAACATTCTCAAACTGTGTTCACTTGTATTTTTACAAACATGCTGAAGACATTGATTTGTCCACACCCAGATgaccacatctttttttttttctttttttccttttttgtggtCTGACTTGCAGGTCTTTGTCCAGGCTGCAGAAACCATATATGTCCTGCAGGCCCTTCCCATCTGCAGCCCAACCAGTTTGTGAGCAGCCCCAATAATGGGgcctgtgtgtgacagagatgGATGAGAGCCCAGGGGAGCTCATAAAACCTGcagcggggagggagggatggaagaaggcagggatggagggaaggagggaggggaaagagtGGACAGCAGGCGCTTCGTCCTTTCTAAGCGGACTGGAGCAGACATTAGAGGACTCAGTGAGGCGGGCTAACTGCTGTCCACTCCATCATCAGAGCAGCACCAAAACAGAATGGTACTCTACCCCCCTGAGCAGGGTAATGAGCAGCTGCCCATACCTGAAAAAGCAATTCGCTATTAAGTCTGAGAGTTATTACTTTCTATAAGAGTTGTTAAAAAGTTCATTATACAATAATTCCTTCCTGTAGGTTCGCTTAGATGAGTGATAGGGCGCCAGTCACCCCTGACAGAAACCGCGGGGTTGCAGCGCTGTTTAGCAGTTTCCATGTAATTAGATCCCGCCTTATGCTGGATTGTGGTTTTTAGAGCACTGCACAATAAACTGAGCAAGCTCTAATCTACACTTCTGCTTAAATCAGAGCCATCGTGTAGATTAATTCACTGGAGGGACAGGAAGAAAGCTAAGATTAGAACGAGGAAATCAGGACAATGTTGGCACACTGTGGACAGCAGTGCAATCATTAGATTAACTTCAGTATACGCTTTGGTGCAGTGCTAAATAGAACTGTAGAACAGAGGGACGAGGCAATGCACGGCAAATGGGAACATAAATGTGGAAATACAATTTGCATTGTGAACCAGCTGCATgtagaaaagctgcagctcttATCATGCCACTATTTTCAGCTCGCATACAGTGGCGCGTTCTTATTCTGCCCATCAATCCCATCAACTCTGTCTCACTCATATTAGAGGGGGATTACAgattaaaaccacattaaaaaCTGCAAGTACACTGGTATATTTGAAAATTTGGCATGCTTTCATTTCTGGAAAGTAAAGCTCCTCTTGCATTGTAGTCAAaagtatttaatgtattttttatttttatttttattttttcatttatctgttgCACCGTTGAATTTATGGTGAACAGAAATCAGTCGTGATGACTAGGTgaagcataaataaatgatgagatTGCTCCTCTGTTGACTGATGGTCTTACTTGGCTGCAAGGAGGTTGATAAGAACCTTCTGTGTATGCACATGACACTTCCCACTgtttgaaagtgtgtgtgttcttggcCCCAGGAGAGACAGATGTTCTTCTGCTGACCGCCTTACTGTCTGTGCGGCCATTGTAGTGGACGACCATCCAGCAGACGTACGCGGATCAGACCATCCAGTTGGCCCTGAGACAAAGCCAAAAGGATCCTATTGTCAGGGGCCTGTCTAATTATGGAAATCTTATTAATCTATTCAGCAGCAGTCCACTGACAGCTTTTGTGTCAGCCTGGGATTTATTGAGGGACCTGTGTGAGCTGCATCCTATTGTAGAAGTGCGTGATGAAGACAGTGGCACGGCTCTCTTCAGCAGATTTACTTTGAGGAGGCcctaaaattaaaattagacCACTTATGGCTAAGAGGGGAGAGTGTGCGGAGAATTGTGATTCCTGTCAGAAATGCTCAGATCTTACAGAGTGACTGAATCCGCTGTTGACTAGGTGAAACCAAAGTCGCCTTTCTCCCATAAAGGCTGGTATTACTCTTGACTGTGTTGTGGTTTCCTATAAAAGAAATATCAGTGGGGTGAGCTGAAACGTTATCTTGGCAGGAAGTCCTGAGACGGAGGGCTCCAGTGTAGTTTCACAGCTCCCCTGAGGTTGCTTTCCCCTTCTCCATTCCCGGCACTTTTGTTTTCCCAGCCCCGAGGAACAAAACGGACACGGATGCAACAAGCCTTCAGGGACAGCGCGCTATTAAACTGTGCCGATTGTGAAGAGGGCGCTTGTAAACAAGAGCGGCGCGGATCAATCCAATCAGGGGTCTATTCAGGGTCGAGCTCCACCCACATCCACTACCACTCCATCAAAACCCTCCACACAGAATAAGTAGAGCCACATGCTCTTAAAACCAAGATCTATAAACTTCTTCatacttttgtttatttcttgtaAAGTGTGGACCTTAACTTGTCTAAACAACGTCACATTTACTAAGctaccacaacaacaacaacaaaaaagcttgACATAAAATCTATATTACATGTGGTGACATTGTGTAGCCAAATCTTTTTTCAAGAGGCCTCACAAATGGTCACGGTAGAAGGTCGTTCTGTCTGTTCAATGAGggagtaaagaaagaaaatatggaTGCAAAAATGTACGTTTTTTTGTGCTAAGGACAAAATTCTGTCAATACCTTGAACGAAAAAAGTTTCAGAGAGCGTCGAGCAGCTAGGAGAATGCTGCTCCGGCTGTTGTGTCACTATGTCAGTGATTCAATTTAGACGCCATCTCAGAGAGAGGCACTCTGAAGAAAATGCTTGAAGGGATGCAGTTACAATACCGACGACAGGCAGAGAGCAGCGAGAGGGGCCGAGTGTGACGGACACAGCGTTTGTGCTGATAAATCACAAAGTTGATGCTCTGGTGACTGCATCACTCGTTATGTATTCAGCAagcacaagatgatcaatgagTTGTTGGGTGTAACTCCAGCCAATGACTGGGCTAAGTCTGTCAtcaagaatcttttttttttttttttttgtagtttaaaaTGAATCTAAATAAGGCCTATAGGGTATGTAGAAATAATGTTTATTGAAGGTAGCCTCTTCGAACCCTTTTTGTTCATCAAGAGGCAACATGAGGATCGACCTCAACACTTGCAAGTGAACTTTGTGAAAGGGAACCATTTAGTGTTGAAATGGTTATGGTTGTTTCTCCTCTAGCTGTTTGTAATTTATGATGATTTTAGGTTGGCCAATAAGAGCAAACGGCCACGTTGTTTCTGGCTTGAAAAGTCCCTCCAGCTAAAACTGGCCACGTGCATGGAAAAACAGATTAATGGAACTGGAACATGGaactaaactgaaacaaataaataagtcaacCCCTTTGACTTCCTcactaagaaatacgattaatcgcgattaaatatcattgattattatttattattattttgacatatcattatcgaacagattcatacaatataaatactgaagctgtatgttgtacattttctactgtcatctgttcaaaagtgcTATAtgtcaaaaagtataaaagccacggCTTagatataatgtgttcacacatgggcaaatttgtatatcttacaaactgaatgactagcaatggttagaaaacgggcacaaaatgagaaattaggcattttattgtctactactaccactacaaaaaagatcaaccatGTGGTTACAATGCAAGTTAaagggtgaaaataaaaaacagcatcacGCGGCTACGGGGTGAAACTGCAAAGAAAACTGATGCACCAGAATTTGttcaaaaatagttttcttctataaccacaaaaaacaaacaaaataaataaacaacaacaaaaaaaaacagaactgttCGTCCAGGTAAGAAGTTAAGATTAAATTAACaatagtgtgtttttgtgtgctaaGGTTGCTGCTGGTGTAGCGTTATGTTAGCGTTAGCAGAAGTTTGCTAATATGACCAGAGCTGCAGTCAAGATTAAGCCTGGTGTATTGAACTAGTTCATACAAAAAAACCTTCCCTTTAGTGAGACTTCCAACAACAAATAGTGTTGCTATATGATTTTGCTGTGATCCTTTTCAACTACCATGCTTTATATAAACAGAGCTGAGTTGAGGCAGTTTGCAGTTAGCTAGTAGTATGGTTATATGGATGCAACAATCCCAATTGGCTTTATTAATTTTCTGCTCAGCTCATTAACTACTGGTCACCTTAATCGTGACTGACAAGCCCTCCAGTTGACTTACTGTTGCTTCTTaaggtaaaaacacaaagaggtaTGACGACACTTCAAACAAGGTGAGGTGTGTGGGACCAGCATAAACTCtgaatgtgttatttatgtttgttatCTTGATTTGTTGTGCGCAGCCCCTAAAGTCCTCTGTTCTCAAGTTCACAGTGATTTATGGCACTAATATCAAGCGGGACGTTCTTTCTCGGCTGTACGTCGCTGCACACTCCCGGCCTGTCATAAAAAACACCATCCTGAGAGGCCGGCCGCATTTCACAGCGCGGCTGGTGGAGACAGTAGAAAATTGTCTGCGGACATTTTCTCACTTCG harbors:
- the fignl2 gene encoding fidgetin-like protein 2; the protein is MLSPIVPYSLLKMHWNPEHAQSLSQWPEQHLDVSSTTSSPAHKSELYSARGRGSHNYAWANDDISALTASNLLKRYAEKYAGVLDSPYDRPPAVGAYPEPAAFGALKTELDPWPLTHSNDPSYPLVPPGSHDGLSGSKTVATSAGPPGVGSVSVVNSNLSDSGYSGSSSCSGSGEYPSSYNGTYLSSGFCPQPSLALPPTSLHTLQSTPTLVASYSPTTPVYNYPPSTYPPQTSLAPSYSHPSATYLPSGLPAPTPVPSRPTVVGGSYSYQSTNLATSESGGTLKRKAFEMTVEEDESGDRSRYRKYSYEPLKAGGNSPYSVSDKAECRGNGFGSSGSTDPQTFKPSKPSSQPLVSPQFGTAGEYSPPAGMTGENGVAEQGFTQQQQHRSQALKRPPLCNTTLETMKSPDPRMLDLINGELLDCSPALSWGELTGLTHVKTAMEEDLLWPVLRPSPMVRPPRTVLLFGPRGGGKTTLTRSLATQLGASFYRLSGAMLASKGKPEAEHILGSLLQVAGARQPSVVLLSQVEAMEEEGLRQTLLTTLEKAQAGSTGLLILVCATGRPDLLQDAVHRSFTKRYHVGLPDVGMRRQVLLQALSPQGCSLSDRELNAVLQRTEGFSVWELLQLSQQALSSASSPNGAMHGLTTSSKLPDFTDFENAFCKVRPHTATKELDTCVEWSKMYSH